TCGCCGCCTTGCTGCTGCATGGCTTCGTACATACCCTGAGCCACCTGCTGGAGATTGGCCATTGCCGTGTCGATGGCAGGGAAATCTTTATTGGTGTGTGCCGTGCGAAGTGCAGCAAGTGCATCCTCAATGGGCTGTTTTTTATCGGCCGGGATTTTATCGCCAAACTCTTTCAGCTGCTTTTCTACCTGGAAGATGAGCGAGTCAGCCTGATTGAGTTTTTCCACTTCTTCGCGGGCCTTCTTGTCGGCTTCGGCGTTCATCTCGGCTTCTTTCTTCATACGCTCAATTTCGTCTTTAGAAAGACCAGAGCTGGCTTCGATGCGGATGTTCTGTTGTTTGCCTGTGTTTTTGTCTTTGGCCGACACGTTGAGAATGCCGTTTGCATCAATATCAAACGCCACTTCAATTTGCGGCACGCCACGCGGCGCGGCCGGAATTCCGTCGAGTACAAAGCGGCCAATGGTGCGGTTTTGTGCGGCCATGGGGCGCTCGCCCTGAAGGATATGGATTTCTACCGAAGGCTGATTATCAGACGCGGTAGAGAAGGTTTCTGACTTCTTGGTGGGAATGGTGGTGTTAGCCTCGATGAGTTTGGTCATTACACCGCCATAGGTTTCGATACCTAATGAAAGCGGAGTAACGTCGAGCAGCAGCACATCTTTTACTTCTCCGGTAAGCACACCGCCCTGAATGGCTGCACCCACGGCAACCACTTCGTCGGGGTTTACACCTTTTGAGGGTGATTTACCGAAGAATTTGGTAACGGCTTCCTGAATAGCGGGAATACGTGTGGAACCACCCACAAGAATTACTTCGTTAATGTCGTTTACACTGAGGCCGGCATTGCTGAGGGCCGATTTGCAGGGCTCAATGGTGCGGCGGATGAGATCATCAACCAGCTGCTCAAACTTGGCGCGTGTAAGGCTGCGCACAAGGTGTTTGGGAATACCATCAACCGGCATAATGTAAGGCAGGTTGATTTCGGTGGTATTCGAGCTGGAGAGTTCGATTTTGGCTTTTTCTGCCGCTTCTTTCAAACGCTGCAGCGCCATCGGATCTTTAGTAAGGTCGAGGCCGCCGTTTTCGGATTTGAATTCGGCCACCAGCCAGTCGATAATTTTCTGGTCGAAGTCGTCGCCACCGAGGTGTGTATCGCCATCAGTTGCTTTTACTTCAAATACGCCGTCGCCAAGTTCAAGCACGGAAACGTCGTGTGTACCACCGCCGCAGTCGAACACCACAATTTTCATGTCGTTGTTCTTCTTGTCGAGGCCGTAGGCCAGGGCAGCC
This genomic window from Bacteroidota bacterium contains:
- the dnaK gene encoding molecular chaperone DnaK codes for the protein MGKIIGIDLGTTNSCVAVMEGNEPVVIANNEGRRTTPSIVAFIDNGERKVGDPAKRQAITNPRKTIYSIKRFMGHLFNEVATETGRVPYSVVKGENNTPRVEIDDRKYTPQEISAMILQKMKKTAEDYLGTEVTEAVITVPAYFNDAQRQATKEAGEIAGLKVRRIINEPTAAALAYGLDKKNNDMKIVVFDCGGGTHDVSVLELGDGVFEVKATDGDTHLGGDDFDQKIIDWLVAEFKSENGGLDLTKDPMALQRLKEAAEKAKIELSSSNTTEINLPYIMPVDGIPKHLVRSLTRAKFEQLVDDLIRRTIEPCKSALSNAGLSVNDINEVILVGGSTRIPAIQEAVTKFFGKSPSKGVNPDEVVAVGAAIQGGVLTGEVKDVLLLDVTPLSLGIETYGGVMTKLIEANTTIPTKKSETFSTASDNQPSVEIHILQGERPMAAQNRTIGRFVLDGIPAAPRGVPQIEVAFDIDANGILNVSAKDKNTGKQQNIRIEASSGLSKDEIERMKKEAEMNAEADKKAREEVEKLNQADSLIFQVEKQLKEFGDKIPADKKQPIEDALAALRTAHTNKDFPAIDTAMANLQQVAQGMYEAMQQQGGDTGNPEGGNPQGGDAEVTDVDFEEVKDTK